One window of the Syngnathoides biaculeatus isolate LvHL_M chromosome 11, ASM1980259v1, whole genome shotgun sequence genome contains the following:
- the slc44a1b gene encoding choline transporter-like protein 1 isoform X6: protein MSTQDLLKPPKSVRHLPSHSGTVQIAPKLSKPVRDLAQRPPMYQQDLPRPSRSFQVSPGQSVNMESRRPEQQLRFRLKRTKRDWRPLEERSCTDLPWFLLFIIFCVGMGSVCAFTVASGGAARLISGYDSYGNTCGRRNQHLDGVRLSGLDHTDRKFVFFLDPCNIDIVQRKMKSVALCVSLCPPHTLHTYHDLKTFAVLNGSELCSYELAGHKYPGLPERFAKCPKLPVPPSKPLPLFNRCTPVDISCYSKFAEAVVTFVSDDSFLHRVIAGVAACKEVIVGLCVFALVLSTVLTVIIRYISTALVWILSSLAVLGSLAGTGILWWFYVDHRLHRNHTDTEAAKEEELGWDGDRTLLVYAVAASVFTGILLLLMLFMRKRVALAIALFHVAGKVFIHLPLLTLQPFVTFLVLLFFWIYWILVLLFLGTSGEAVHNEEAGLTEFRLTGRLEYLTWFHAVGLLWITEFILACQQMTVAGAVVTYYFTRDKKRLPAWPVVGAALRLLRYHVGTVAKGSFIITLVKVPRLLLIYVHKQLKGKENACARCVLRSCICCLWCLEKCLNYLNQNAYAATAINSTGFCTSARDAFVLLVENALRVATVNAIGDFVLFLGKILIVTTTAFAGVLLLNARRDYAEWLLPLVIVCLFAFLVAHCFLSVFEMVVDVLFLCFAIDTKYNDGTPGKEFFMDKALMELVERSRRSERAAGRGRTRVKEAPSEGAEMKPMAPGTSSA from the exons ATGTCTACCCAGGACCTTCTAAAACCCCCAAAGTCCGTGCGCCACCTTCCAAGTCACTCCGGGACCGTTCAAATCGCTCCCAAACTTTCAAAGCCCGTCCGAGACCTTGCGCAACGTCCTCCCATGTATCAGCAGGACCTTCCGAGACCTTCCAGAAGCTTCCAAGTCTCTCCAGGGCAATCTGTCAACATGGAGTCCAGACGTCCTGAGCAGCAACTCCGCTTCAGGTTGAAG AGGACAAAGAGAGACTGGAGACCGCTGGAGGAGCGAAGCTGCACTGACCTGCCCTGGTTCCTGCTCTTCATCATCTTCTGTGTCGGCATG GGCAGCGTGTGCGCGTTCACGGTGGCGTCGGGGGGCGCGGCCCGCCTGATCTCGGGCTACGACAGCTACGGCAACACCTGCGGACGCCGGAACCAGCACCTGGACGGGGTCCGGCTCAGCGGCCTGGACCACACGGACAGGAA GTTCGTCTTCTTTTTGGATCCGTGCAACATCGACATCGTTCAGAGGAAGATGAAGTCGGTGGCGCTCTGCGTGTCCCTGtgccccccccacaccctccaCACCTACCACGACCTCAAGACCTTCGCCGTGCTCAACG GTTCTGAGCTGTGTTCGTACGAGTTGGCGGGTCACAAGTACCCCGGCCTGCCCGAGAGGTTCGCCAAGTGTCCCAAGCTTCCCGTCCCGCCCAG CAAGCCTTTGCCGCTCTTCAATCGCTGCACGCCGGTGGACATCTCGTGTTACTCCAAGTTCGCCGAAGCCGTGGTGACCTTCGTTAGCGACGACTCCTTCCTGCATCGAGTCATCGCCGGCGTGGCGGCCTGTAAAGAAGTCATCGTGGGCCTTTGTGTCTTCGCGCTCG TTCTGTCGACGGTGCTGACGGTAATCATTCGCTACATCTCGACGGCCCTGGTGTGGATCCTCAGCTCGTTGGCGGTGCTCGGCTCTCTGG CGGGCACCGGCATTCTGTGGTGGTTCTACGTGGACCACCGTCTCCACAGAAACCACACGGACACCGAGGCGGCCAAAGAGGAGGAGCTCGGTTGGGACGGAGACCGGACGCTGCTGGTCTACGCCGTCGCCGCCTCCGTCTTCACG GGgatcctgctgctgctgatgctgTTCATGAGGAAGCGCGTGGCGTTGGCCATCGCTCTGTTCCACGTGGCCGGAaaagttttcattcatttgccGCTGCTCACGCTGCAGCCGTTCGTCACCTTTCTCGTGCTGCTCTTCTTCTGGATTTATTGGATCCTGGTCCTCCTGTTCCTGGGAACTAGCG GGGAGGCGGTGCACAACGAGGAGGCCGGGCTGACCGAATTCCGTCTGACGGGTCGCCTGGAGTACCTGACCTGGTTCCACGCCGTGGGCCTGCTGTGGATTACCGAGTTCATCCTGGCCTGCCAGCAGATGACGGTGGCCGGCGCCGTGGTCACCTACTACTTCACCAG GGACAAGAAGCGACTTCCGGCCTGGCCCGTCGTTGGCGCGGCCTTGCGGCTGCTGCGCTATCACGTGGGCACGGTGGCCAAGGGCTCCTTCATCATCACGCTGGTCAAGGTGCCCAGACTCCTCCTCATCTACGTGCACAAGCAGCTCAAAGGGAAG GAAAACGCGTGCGCTCGCTGCGTGCTCAGGTCGTGCATCTGCTGCCTCTGGTGTCTGGAGAAGTGCCTCAATTATCTCAACCAG AACGCTTACGCCGCCACCGCCATCAACAGCACGGGCTTCTGCACGTCCGCCCGAGACGCTTTCGTCCTGCTGGTGGAGAACGCCCTGCGGGTCGCGACTGTCAACGCCATCGGGGACTTTGTTCTCTTCCTGGGGAAG ATTCTGATCGTTACCACGACGGCGTTCGCCGGCGTTCTGCTGCTCAACGCGCGTCGAGATTACGCCGAGTGGCTGCTGCCGCTGGTCATCGtgtgtctgttcgccttcttggTGGCGCACTGCTTCCTGTCCGTCTTCGAGATGGTGGTGGACGTCCTCTTCCTGTGCTTCGCCATCGACACAAAGTACAACGACGGCACGCCGGGAAAGGAGTTCTTCATGGACAAAGCTCTCATG GAACTGGTCGAGCGCAGCCGGCGCTCGGAGCGGGCGGCCGGCAGGGGGCGGACCCGCGTCAAGGAAGCGCCGTCGGAGGGGGCGGAGATGAAACCCATG GCTCCAGGGACAAGTTCGGCTTGA
- the slc44a1b gene encoding choline transporter-like protein 1 isoform X3, protein MSTQDLLKPPKSVRHLPSHSGTVQIAPKLSKPVRDLAQRPPMYQQDLPRPSRSFQVSPGQSVNMESRRPEQQLRFRLKRTKRDWRPLEERSCTDLPWFLLFIIFCVGMGSVCAFTVASGGAARLISGYDSYGNTCGRRNQHLDGVRLSGLDHTDRKFVFFLDPCNIDIVQRKMKSVALCVSLCPPHTLHTYHDLKTFAVLNGSELCSYELAGHKYPGLPERFAKCPKLPVPPSKPLPLFNRCTPVDISCYSKFAEAVVTFVSDDSFLHRVIAGVAACKEVIVGLCVFALVLSTVLTVIIRYISTALVWILSSLAVLGSLAGTGILWWFYVDHRLHRNHTDTEAAKEEELGWDGDRTLLVYAVAASVFTGILLLLMLFMRKRVALAIALFHVAGKVFIHLPLLTLQPFVTFLVLLFFWIYWILVLLFLGTSGEAVHNEEAGLTEFRLTGRLEYLTWFHAVGLLWITEFILACQQMTVAGAVVTYYFTRDKKRLPAWPVVGAALRLLRYHVGTVAKGSFIITLVKVPRLLLIYVHKQLKGKENACARCVLRSCICCLWCLEKCLNYLNQNAYAATAINSTGFCTSARDAFVLLVENALRVATVNAIGDFVLFLGKILIVTTTAFAGVLLLNARRDYAEWLLPLVIVCLFAFLVAHCFLSVFEMVVDVLFLCFAIDTKYNDGTPGKEFFMDKALMELVERSRRSERAAGRGRTRVKEAPSEGAEMKPMVSGEGGAGVCVEWEELEEFQVYYLLVAVFLDCALTPRADFLFCLSHDIFLFLCVFLPTSTLFLFVRLLDSTPGSAPSTPPGSAH, encoded by the exons ATGTCTACCCAGGACCTTCTAAAACCCCCAAAGTCCGTGCGCCACCTTCCAAGTCACTCCGGGACCGTTCAAATCGCTCCCAAACTTTCAAAGCCCGTCCGAGACCTTGCGCAACGTCCTCCCATGTATCAGCAGGACCTTCCGAGACCTTCCAGAAGCTTCCAAGTCTCTCCAGGGCAATCTGTCAACATGGAGTCCAGACGTCCTGAGCAGCAACTCCGCTTCAGGTTGAAG AGGACAAAGAGAGACTGGAGACCGCTGGAGGAGCGAAGCTGCACTGACCTGCCCTGGTTCCTGCTCTTCATCATCTTCTGTGTCGGCATG GGCAGCGTGTGCGCGTTCACGGTGGCGTCGGGGGGCGCGGCCCGCCTGATCTCGGGCTACGACAGCTACGGCAACACCTGCGGACGCCGGAACCAGCACCTGGACGGGGTCCGGCTCAGCGGCCTGGACCACACGGACAGGAA GTTCGTCTTCTTTTTGGATCCGTGCAACATCGACATCGTTCAGAGGAAGATGAAGTCGGTGGCGCTCTGCGTGTCCCTGtgccccccccacaccctccaCACCTACCACGACCTCAAGACCTTCGCCGTGCTCAACG GTTCTGAGCTGTGTTCGTACGAGTTGGCGGGTCACAAGTACCCCGGCCTGCCCGAGAGGTTCGCCAAGTGTCCCAAGCTTCCCGTCCCGCCCAG CAAGCCTTTGCCGCTCTTCAATCGCTGCACGCCGGTGGACATCTCGTGTTACTCCAAGTTCGCCGAAGCCGTGGTGACCTTCGTTAGCGACGACTCCTTCCTGCATCGAGTCATCGCCGGCGTGGCGGCCTGTAAAGAAGTCATCGTGGGCCTTTGTGTCTTCGCGCTCG TTCTGTCGACGGTGCTGACGGTAATCATTCGCTACATCTCGACGGCCCTGGTGTGGATCCTCAGCTCGTTGGCGGTGCTCGGCTCTCTGG CGGGCACCGGCATTCTGTGGTGGTTCTACGTGGACCACCGTCTCCACAGAAACCACACGGACACCGAGGCGGCCAAAGAGGAGGAGCTCGGTTGGGACGGAGACCGGACGCTGCTGGTCTACGCCGTCGCCGCCTCCGTCTTCACG GGgatcctgctgctgctgatgctgTTCATGAGGAAGCGCGTGGCGTTGGCCATCGCTCTGTTCCACGTGGCCGGAaaagttttcattcatttgccGCTGCTCACGCTGCAGCCGTTCGTCACCTTTCTCGTGCTGCTCTTCTTCTGGATTTATTGGATCCTGGTCCTCCTGTTCCTGGGAACTAGCG GGGAGGCGGTGCACAACGAGGAGGCCGGGCTGACCGAATTCCGTCTGACGGGTCGCCTGGAGTACCTGACCTGGTTCCACGCCGTGGGCCTGCTGTGGATTACCGAGTTCATCCTGGCCTGCCAGCAGATGACGGTGGCCGGCGCCGTGGTCACCTACTACTTCACCAG GGACAAGAAGCGACTTCCGGCCTGGCCCGTCGTTGGCGCGGCCTTGCGGCTGCTGCGCTATCACGTGGGCACGGTGGCCAAGGGCTCCTTCATCATCACGCTGGTCAAGGTGCCCAGACTCCTCCTCATCTACGTGCACAAGCAGCTCAAAGGGAAG GAAAACGCGTGCGCTCGCTGCGTGCTCAGGTCGTGCATCTGCTGCCTCTGGTGTCTGGAGAAGTGCCTCAATTATCTCAACCAG AACGCTTACGCCGCCACCGCCATCAACAGCACGGGCTTCTGCACGTCCGCCCGAGACGCTTTCGTCCTGCTGGTGGAGAACGCCCTGCGGGTCGCGACTGTCAACGCCATCGGGGACTTTGTTCTCTTCCTGGGGAAG ATTCTGATCGTTACCACGACGGCGTTCGCCGGCGTTCTGCTGCTCAACGCGCGTCGAGATTACGCCGAGTGGCTGCTGCCGCTGGTCATCGtgtgtctgttcgccttcttggTGGCGCACTGCTTCCTGTCCGTCTTCGAGATGGTGGTGGACGTCCTCTTCCTGTGCTTCGCCATCGACACAAAGTACAACGACGGCACGCCGGGAAAGGAGTTCTTCATGGACAAAGCTCTCATG GAACTGGTCGAGCGCAGCCGGCGCTCGGAGCGGGCGGCCGGCAGGGGGCGGACCCGCGTCAAGGAAGCGCCGTCGGAGGGGGCGGAGATGAAACCCATGGTGAGTGGCGAGGGTGGGGCCGGGGTGTGCGTGGAGtgggaggagctggaggagttCCAGGTGTACTACCTCCTGGTGGCGGTCTTCCTGGACTGCGCCCTCACACCGCGCGCAGACTTCCTGTTCTGCCTCAGCCACgacatcttcctcttcctgtgcGTCTTCCTGCCGACCTCCACCCTCTTCCTGTTCGTACGCCTGCTGGACTCCACTCCGGGCTCCGCCCCTTCCACGCCGCCTGGCTCTGCTCACTAA